From Desulfuromonas soudanensis, the proteins below share one genomic window:
- a CDS encoding UbiX family flavin prenyltransferase gives MNTIVVAITGASGAVYGLRLVEELLAAGRNVALLASASGLAVLRHETGLDWTGSAGERREKMRAHFGTASLEHYDQDDFFAPVASGSSAPQGVVIAPCSMGTAGRIAAGLSNTLIERVADVALKERRPLILVPRETPFNTLHLENLLRLSRAGAQILPAMPAFYHRPQSVEALVDFVVGKILDTLGIDHALFQRWGEGGK, from the coding sequence ATGAATACGATCGTCGTCGCCATCACCGGCGCCTCGGGCGCGGTCTACGGCCTGCGCCTGGTCGAAGAGCTGCTGGCTGCCGGGCGCAACGTCGCTCTCCTGGCCAGCGCCTCCGGCCTGGCGGTGCTGCGCCATGAAACCGGCCTCGACTGGACGGGGAGCGCCGGCGAGCGCCGGGAGAAGATGCGCGCTCACTTCGGCACCGCAAGCCTCGAGCACTACGACCAGGACGATTTCTTCGCCCCGGTGGCCAGCGGCTCCTCGGCGCCGCAGGGGGTGGTCATCGCACCCTGTTCCATGGGGACGGCCGGGCGCATCGCCGCCGGTCTCAGTAACACGCTCATCGAGCGCGTCGCCGACGTGGCCCTCAAGGAGCGCCGCCCCCTGATCCTCGTCCCCCGGGAGACCCCTTTCAACACCCTTCACCTCGAGAACCTCCTGCGCCTCTCCCGGGCCGGGGCGCAGATCCTGCCGGCGATGCCGGCCTTCTACCACCGGCCGCAGTCGGTCGAGGCGCTGGTCGACTTCGTGGTCGGTAAGATCCTCGACACCCTCGGGATCGACCACGCCCTTTTCCAGCGCTGGGGTGAAGGGGGAAAGTGA
- a CDS encoding RNA-binding S4 domain-containing protein, translating into MTQTFELTGEFIELYKLLKLFSLSTSGGMAKAMIAEGEVSVDGQIELRKRCKLRRGQVVECGGEKIEIV; encoded by the coding sequence ATGACCCAGACCTTCGAACTCACCGGCGAGTTCATCGAACTCTACAAGCTCCTCAAACTTTTTTCCCTGAGCACCAGCGGCGGCATGGCCAAGGCGATGATTGCCGAGGGCGAGGTTTCGGTCGACGGCCAGATCGAGCTGCGCAAGCGCTGCAAGCTGCGCCGGGGGCAGGTGGTGGAGTGCGGGGGGGAGAAGATTGAAATCGTATGA
- a CDS encoding UbiA-like polyprenyltransferase has translation MAANALFDKTRSLLEMIKFSHTVFAFPFALMGVVLAAQASGAPPTLAQVFWICLAMVGARSGAMGLNRIIDAGIDGENPRTAGRHIPAGRISRREAWTFVVVSFALLLLAAWMLNPLCFYLSPLVLFFLALYSYCKRFTALAHLVLGLCLAAAPIGAWIALRGDLRWPIVVLGLAVLLWVAGFDVFYALQDLDFDRDKGLHSIPSRLGVRRSLLLVKVFHVAMVLLLLLLPLGTELGWIYLAGVALVAGLLAYEHSLVKPGDLSRLDAAFFNMNGYISVTIFLFTLVDALL, from the coding sequence ATGGCCGCCAACGCCCTTTTTGACAAGACCCGCTCCCTTCTGGAGATGATCAAGTTCTCCCACACCGTCTTTGCCTTCCCCTTTGCCCTGATGGGGGTGGTGCTGGCGGCCCAGGCCAGCGGCGCGCCGCCGACTCTGGCGCAGGTTTTCTGGATCTGCCTGGCGATGGTCGGGGCCCGCTCCGGGGCGATGGGGCTCAACCGCATCATCGATGCCGGAATCGACGGCGAAAATCCCCGCACCGCCGGCCGTCACATCCCCGCCGGCAGGATCTCCCGGCGGGAAGCCTGGACCTTCGTCGTCGTCTCCTTTGCCCTGCTGCTGCTGGCCGCATGGATGCTCAACCCCCTCTGCTTCTACCTCTCGCCGCTGGTGCTCTTTTTTCTCGCCCTCTACTCCTACTGCAAGCGCTTCACCGCCCTGGCCCACCTGGTCCTCGGTCTCTGTCTGGCCGCGGCCCCCATCGGCGCCTGGATCGCCCTGCGCGGCGACCTGCGCTGGCCGATCGTCGTCCTCGGCCTCGCCGTTCTCCTCTGGGTGGCGGGGTTCGATGTCTTCTACGCCCTGCAGGACCTCGACTTCGACCGCGACAAGGGGCTCCATTCCATCCCTTCGCGCCTCGGCGTGAGGCGCTCGCTTTTGCTGGTGAAGGTCTTTCACGTCGCCATGGTTCTCCTCCTTCTTCTCCTCCCCCTGGGGACGGAGCTGGGATGGATCTACCTGGCCGGGGTGGCGCTGGTGGCCGGACTCCTGGCCTACGAGCACAGCCTCGTCAAGCCCGGCGACCTCTCCCGGCTCGACGCGGCTTTTTTCAACATGAACGGCTACATCAGCGTGACTATTTTTCTCTTCACCCTGGTCGATGCGCTGCTGTGA
- a CDS encoding uracil-xanthine permease family protein: protein MKFTYGLDERPPAAALLLFGMQWLAIAVPAIVIIGKVIGTLHFSDGGAQVVYLQKVAFVTALTLLVQILWGHGLPLIVGPAAVLLVGIVAARGSSLPEIYTAIAVGGAVLAVLGISGLFAPLQRLFTARVIAVVLLLIAFTLLPTILQLVTAGNGTSAAANLAFALLLVTGMFWAHRRLRGIWQATLIIWGMLLGSLVYLLLFPEALHFDGSMPLWGNFFRSFPTPLTLNAGVLLSFLFCFFALAVNDLGSIQALETILHPPGMARRITAGMTVTGLANAFSGFLGVVGPVNFSLSPGVIVASGCASRYPLIPAALILMAISWSPLAISLIAAVPAVVIGAILLHILVAQVAAGFLAAFAAKGGFLFHHGLIIGFPLLLGTLVAFLPPPLVGTLPAVLRPILGNGFVIGVIAALFMEHVIYRD, encoded by the coding sequence GTGAAATTCACGTACGGCCTCGATGAGCGTCCCCCCGCCGCCGCCCTCCTTCTCTTCGGGATGCAGTGGCTGGCCATCGCCGTTCCAGCTATCGTCATCATCGGCAAGGTCATCGGCACCCTGCATTTCAGCGACGGCGGCGCCCAGGTCGTCTATCTGCAGAAGGTCGCCTTCGTCACCGCCCTCACCCTTCTGGTGCAGATCCTCTGGGGGCACGGCCTCCCCCTCATCGTCGGCCCGGCGGCGGTCCTGCTGGTCGGCATCGTCGCCGCCCGGGGGAGTTCCCTTCCCGAGATCTACACGGCCATCGCCGTCGGCGGCGCCGTGCTGGCCGTTCTCGGCATCAGCGGCCTCTTCGCCCCCCTGCAGCGCCTCTTCACCGCGCGGGTGATCGCCGTCGTATTGCTGCTGATCGCCTTCACCCTGCTGCCGACCATTCTGCAGCTGGTGACCGCCGGGAACGGAACCTCGGCGGCGGCCAACCTCGCCTTTGCCCTCCTGCTGGTGACGGGAATGTTCTGGGCCCACCGCCGGCTGCGCGGCATCTGGCAGGCGACCCTGATCATCTGGGGGATGCTCCTCGGCAGCCTCGTCTATCTCCTCCTCTTTCCCGAGGCCCTGCACTTTGACGGCTCAATGCCCCTCTGGGGGAATTTTTTCCGCTCCTTCCCCACCCCCCTGACCCTGAACGCCGGGGTTCTCCTCTCCTTCCTCTTCTGCTTTTTCGCCCTGGCCGTCAACGACCTCGGTTCGATCCAGGCCCTCGAGACGATCCTTCACCCCCCGGGGATGGCACGGCGCATCACGGCCGGCATGACCGTCACCGGCCTGGCCAACGCCTTTTCCGGTTTCCTCGGAGTCGTTGGCCCGGTGAACTTCTCCCTGAGCCCCGGGGTGATCGTCGCCAGCGGCTGCGCCTCCCGCTATCCCCTGATCCCCGCCGCCCTGATCCTAATGGCCATCTCCTGGTCCCCCCTGGCCATCTCCCTGATCGCCGCCGTCCCGGCCGTCGTCATCGGCGCCATTCTCCTCCACATCCTCGTCGCCCAGGTGGCCGCCGGATTTCTCGCCGCCTTTGCCGCAAAGGGTGGATTTCTCTTTCACCACGGCCTGATCATCGGCTTCCCCCTCCTCCTCGGAACCCTGGTCGCCTTTCTCCCCCCGCCTCTGGTCGGTACCCTGCCGGCGGTGCTGCGGCCGATCCTCGGCAACGGCTTCGTCATCGGGGTGATTGCCGCCCTTTTCATGGAACACGTCATTTACCGCGACTGA
- the mqnE gene encoding aminofutalosine synthase MqnE — protein MTRFFENLRAKIDNGARISDDEALGLFSSNDLLGIGELAARANRRKNGDRVYFNVNRHINYTNLCINRCTFCAFSKGVEDEGCYTLALNDILEKAAEASAAGATEIHMVGGLHPELPFDFYLEMLAAVRADNPALHIKAFTAVEIDYFASLTGQSIEQVIAELREAGLGSMPGGGAEIFASGVRQKICPEKISGERWLEVTEIVHRSGLKTNATMLFGHLEEHADRVDHLSRLRHLQDATGGFQAFIPLAFQPDNTRVPGARGVGGVDALKTLAISRIYLDNFEHIKAYWVMLGLKIAQVALAFGVNDLDGTVIEEKIGHDAGADSPQALGQKEIIALIRKAGKVPVERDTLYNELRAY, from the coding sequence ATGACTCGATTCTTCGAAAACCTCCGCGCAAAAATCGACAACGGCGCCCGCATCTCCGACGATGAAGCCCTCGGGCTTTTTTCCAGCAACGACCTGCTGGGTATCGGCGAGCTGGCCGCCCGGGCCAATCGCCGCAAAAACGGCGATCGGGTCTACTTCAACGTCAACCGTCACATCAACTACACCAACCTCTGCATCAACCGCTGCACCTTTTGCGCCTTCTCCAAGGGGGTCGAGGATGAGGGGTGCTACACCCTGGCCCTCAACGACATCCTGGAAAAGGCCGCCGAGGCGAGCGCCGCCGGGGCGACGGAGATCCACATGGTCGGCGGCCTCCACCCCGAGCTCCCCTTCGACTTCTATCTCGAGATGCTCGCCGCCGTCCGGGCCGACAACCCGGCGCTCCACATCAAGGCCTTCACCGCCGTGGAAATCGACTATTTCGCCTCCCTCACCGGACAGAGCATCGAGCAGGTCATCGCCGAGCTCAGGGAGGCCGGTCTCGGCTCCATGCCCGGCGGCGGCGCCGAGATCTTCGCCTCCGGTGTGCGGCAGAAAATCTGCCCGGAGAAGATCTCCGGGGAGCGCTGGCTCGAAGTCACCGAGATCGTGCATCGCAGCGGCCTCAAAACCAACGCCACCATGCTCTTCGGCCATCTCGAGGAACACGCCGACCGGGTCGACCACCTGTCGCGCTTGCGCCATCTGCAGGACGCCACCGGCGGTTTCCAGGCCTTTATCCCCCTGGCCTTTCAGCCCGACAACACCCGGGTCCCCGGCGCAAGGGGAGTCGGCGGCGTCGATGCCCTCAAGACGCTGGCCATCAGCCGCATCTATCTCGACAACTTCGAGCACATCAAGGCCTACTGGGTGATGCTGGGCCTGAAAATCGCCCAGGTCGCCCTCGCCTTCGGGGTCAATGACCTCGACGGCACGGTCATCGAGGAGAAGATCGGCCACGACGCCGGCGCCGACTCCCCCCAAGCTCTCGGCCAGAAGGAGATCATCGCCCTGATCCGCAAGGCCGGGAAGGTCCCCGTCGAGCGCGATACCCTTTACAATGAGCTGCGGGCTTACTGA
- a CDS encoding bacteriohemerythrin, producing the protein MAVLWTQDYAVGVDLIDRQHQELFRRFNSLIEACKERKGREQVAGLLDFLGGYVISHFQEEESLMAAHQYPGAAAHSSEHRDFAGQLRELRSHLDVEGASFNLLIETNESVLRWLIQHIRKTDTALGAFLQTRR; encoded by the coding sequence ATGGCCGTCCTCTGGACCCAGGACTACGCGGTGGGGGTCGACCTCATCGATCGCCAGCATCAGGAACTCTTCCGGCGCTTCAATTCCCTGATCGAGGCATGCAAGGAGCGCAAGGGGAGGGAGCAGGTCGCCGGACTCCTCGATTTTCTCGGCGGCTACGTCATCAGCCACTTCCAGGAGGAGGAATCCCTGATGGCCGCTCATCAGTACCCCGGCGCCGCGGCGCATTCCTCGGAGCACCGGGACTTTGCCGGCCAGCTGCGGGAGCTCAGGAGCCACCTCGACGTCGAGGGCGCCTCTTTCAACCTCCTCATCGAAACCAACGAGTCGGTGCTGCGCTGGCTGATTCAGCACATTCGCAAAACCGACACCGCCCTCGGCGCCTTCCTGCAAACCCGCCGCTGA
- a CDS encoding protein-L-isoaspartate(D-aspartate) O-methyltransferase → MTSSPLREMLQTIERECSLTRHLTGRSSFDRRVLEAMAAVPREEFVPPEIRACAYADNALPIGLGQTISQPFIVALMTDLLNTTAEDTVLEVGTGSGYQAAILSRLVRQVYSLEIIPELAQEAEKRLKRLSCDNVAVASGNGYHGWPEHAPFDGILVTAAAGHVPPPLVEQLKPGGKLVIPVGSPSGYQKLLLLEKSGAGKILRREILGVAFVPLTGGDSEPS, encoded by the coding sequence ATGACGTCCTCACCCCTGCGCGAGATGCTGCAGACCATCGAGCGGGAATGCTCCCTGACCCGGCACCTCACCGGGCGCAGCAGCTTCGACCGCCGGGTCCTGGAGGCGATGGCCGCAGTCCCTCGGGAGGAATTCGTCCCGCCGGAGATCCGAGCCTGCGCCTACGCCGACAACGCCCTCCCCATTGGACTCGGACAGACGATCTCCCAGCCCTTCATCGTCGCACTGATGACCGATCTCCTCAACACGACGGCAGAAGACACCGTCCTCGAAGTGGGAACCGGCTCGGGGTACCAGGCGGCGATCCTCTCCCGCCTGGTGCGTCAGGTCTATTCGCTGGAGATCATCCCCGAGCTGGCGCAAGAGGCCGAAAAGCGATTGAAGCGCCTCAGTTGCGACAACGTCGCGGTGGCCAGCGGCAACGGCTACCACGGCTGGCCGGAGCATGCTCCCTTTGACGGCATCCTCGTCACCGCCGCCGCCGGCCATGTCCCCCCTCCCCTCGTCGAACAGCTCAAACCCGGCGGAAAGCTGGTCATCCCCGTCGGCTCCCCCAGCGGCTACCAGAAGCTTCTTCTCCTCGAAAAGAGCGGCGCAGGGAAGATCCTTCGCCGGGAGATTCTCGGCGTGGCCTTCGTCCCCCTCACCGGCGGCGACAGCGAACCCTCCTAA